A DNA window from Acidimicrobiia bacterium contains the following coding sequences:
- a CDS encoding LLM class flavin-dependent oxidoreductase, with amino-acid sequence MEFGFFAQGAVPEPLAATNPNLEHQRLLESVELAVRMEDFGFKYAWASEHHFLTEYSHMASPEVYCSFVAARTQRIHVGSAIINITPPVNHPARVAEVVATLDHLSNGRFEFGTGRGSSTTEMGGFGVDDWDSTRDMWTETIAQIPRMWRDSPYGHEGRFFSMPERDIVPKLYGDTHPPMWVAAGNPETFEIAARLGLGVLCFAFGPPKKSKIPEAVRVYKEAIKHAEPPGDYVNDNILCVTNMICTEDRNDAFELASTVGMSYYHSLVMKWLDTFPRPKGVPEWPELIPEPTPEEAEKLGASGAVVVGDPDDCAEGVEIYRDIGIDQLVFSPLTTQISYDDALSSFELFGKEVLPRFDTDPVHRTTRMREAARS; translated from the coding sequence ATGGAGTTCGGATTCTTTGCCCAGGGCGCGGTTCCCGAGCCGTTGGCCGCCACCAATCCGAACCTCGAGCACCAACGACTGCTGGAGAGCGTCGAGCTGGCGGTCCGGATGGAGGACTTCGGGTTCAAGTACGCGTGGGCGAGTGAACACCACTTCCTCACCGAGTACTCCCACATGGCGAGCCCCGAGGTGTACTGCTCGTTCGTGGCCGCCCGGACGCAGCGTATCCACGTCGGGTCCGCCATCATCAACATCACCCCACCGGTGAACCACCCGGCACGCGTCGCCGAGGTCGTCGCGACCCTCGACCACCTGAGCAACGGGCGATTCGAGTTCGGGACCGGGCGTGGCTCCTCCACGACCGAGATGGGCGGTTTCGGTGTCGACGACTGGGACAGCACGCGCGACATGTGGACGGAAACCATCGCGCAGATTCCGCGCATGTGGCGTGACTCGCCCTACGGCCACGAGGGCCGGTTCTTCTCGATGCCCGAGCGCGACATCGTTCCGAAGCTCTACGGCGACACGCACCCACCGATGTGGGTGGCGGCCGGGAATCCCGAGACGTTCGAGATCGCGGCTCGCCTGGGGCTGGGGGTGTTGTGTTTCGCCTTCGGCCCCCCGAAGAAGTCGAAGATCCCCGAGGCGGTGCGCGTCTACAAGGAGGCCATCAAGCACGCCGAGCCTCCGGGCGACTACGTCAACGACAACATCCTGTGCGTCACGAACATGATCTGCACGGAGGACCGAAACGACGCGTTCGAACTCGCGTCGACCGTCGGCATGTCGTACTACCACTCCCTCGTCATGAAGTGGCTCGACACGTTCCCGCGCCCGAAGGGTGTCCCCGAGTGGCCCGAGCTCATCCCGGAGCCGACGCCTGAGGAGGCCGAGAAGCTCGGCGCGAGCGGCGCCGTCGTCGTGGGCGACCCCGATGACTGCGCCGAGGGCGTGGAGATCTACCGGGACATCGGAATCGACCAGCTGGTGTTCAGCCCGCTGACGACCCAGATCTCCTACGACGACGCGTTGAGCTCGTTCGAGCTGTTCGGCAAGGAGGTCCTCCCCCGCTTCGATACCGATCCGGTTCACCGGACCACCCGGATGCGGGAAGCAGCGAGGTCCTGA
- a CDS encoding M20/M25/M40 family metallo-hydrolase — MDAALDSDVGEVAELVQNLIRNRCVNDGTPGSGQETRNVDLLAGYLEGVGLDVERYTASPGRESLVATIEGSDPDAPTLTLLGHTDVVPVNEDRWSRDPFGGEIVDGELWGRGAIDMFNLTASMAVAIRRLAGSGFTPRGTLRFVAVADEEASGVYGAKYLVEQHADAVRTDYVITESGGFPIDAGDGSISMPILVAEKGTMASRLRVTGTPGHGSMPYGTDNALVKAAEVLKRLDNYQPPTRVSDHWRRFVDGFGYPPELTGPLTDEDTLAATCAALPTAIGKIAYSCNHTTLTPTVMTGGTKRNVIPDSVDIELDIRTLPGDDPASVRGMIGEALGDLADQVEFDPGVVIPASESPADTPLWDSLGRVANHFYGGSSLLPMLMPGGTDSRHFRSLGATCYGFGIYSRRMELDKIATMGHGDDERIDLDSLRLIVDMWDVLVRDFLG; from the coding sequence GTGGATGCCGCCCTCGACAGCGACGTCGGTGAGGTCGCCGAGCTCGTCCAGAACCTGATCCGGAACCGCTGCGTCAACGACGGCACTCCCGGGTCGGGCCAGGAGACGCGCAACGTCGACCTCCTCGCGGGGTACCTCGAGGGAGTCGGCCTCGATGTCGAGCGCTACACGGCGAGCCCGGGTCGGGAGAGCCTGGTGGCCACGATCGAGGGCAGCGATCCCGACGCACCGACGCTCACGTTGCTCGGCCACACCGACGTGGTCCCTGTCAACGAGGACCGCTGGAGCCGTGACCCGTTCGGCGGAGAGATCGTCGACGGTGAGCTGTGGGGTCGCGGCGCCATCGACATGTTCAACCTCACGGCATCGATGGCCGTCGCGATTCGCCGCCTCGCCGGTAGCGGGTTCACGCCCCGTGGAACGCTCCGCTTCGTCGCCGTCGCCGACGAGGAGGCGTCGGGGGTCTACGGCGCCAAGTACCTGGTCGAGCAGCACGCCGACGCGGTCCGTACCGACTACGTGATCACCGAGTCGGGAGGCTTCCCGATCGACGCCGGCGACGGGTCGATCTCCATGCCGATCCTGGTCGCGGAGAAGGGCACGATGGCCTCGCGGCTCCGGGTCACGGGGACCCCCGGCCACGGGTCGATGCCGTACGGCACCGACAACGCCCTCGTGAAGGCCGCGGAGGTGCTGAAACGGCTCGACAACTACCAACCTCCGACGCGGGTGTCGGACCACTGGCGGCGGTTCGTGGACGGCTTCGGATACCCGCCCGAGCTCACGGGCCCGCTCACCGACGAGGACACCCTCGCCGCAACGTGTGCGGCACTCCCCACGGCCATCGGCAAGATCGCGTACTCGTGCAACCACACGACGCTCACCCCGACCGTCATGACGGGCGGCACGAAGCGCAACGTGATCCCCGACTCGGTCGACATCGAGCTCGACATCCGCACGCTGCCCGGTGACGATCCGGCGTCGGTACGGGGGATGATCGGCGAGGCGCTGGGTGATCTCGCCGACCAGGTCGAGTTCGACCCCGGGGTCGTGATCCCGGCCAGCGAGTCACCCGCCGACACGCCGTTGTGGGACTCGCTGGGTCGCGTGGCGAACCATTTCTACGGGGGTTCCTCTCTCCTCCCGATGCTCATGCCGGGTGGTACCGACTCCCGGCACTTCCGCAGCCTCGGCGCCACCTGCTACGGCTTCGGGATCTACTCCCGCCGGATGGAACTGGACAAGATCGCCACGATGGGACACGGCGACGACGAGCGGATCGACCTCGACTCGCTGCGCCTCATCGTCGACATGTGGGACGTGCTCGTGCGCGACTTCCTCGGCTAG
- a CDS encoding Rieske 2Fe-2S domain-containing protein, translating into MRDVPFPIPFGWFQVCWPDDVKPGDVKPLYYFGRDLVVWRDTEGGIHLQDAICPHLGGHLGHGGHVEGCEIQCPFHGWKFDGDGRNSEIPYSTRVNKSACLRTYEVIERNGTVMAWYHPFDEKPMWEIPEVPEFSDHENWSTPVARIFPIPAPWQEIAENSVDSAHFRYVHNTDEVPEVREYETDGPRTKIRSLQRFPTPQGVVDGRIDIDQHGPGFSLIRFSGIVDTLLMGCNTPVTEDETELRFTFTAKKLDDAELTSTVGQAFVEEVSQQVVEDLPIWRNKAHVTRPALADTDGPYLQFRKWASQFYAEGLELDRPMYPPNRPGSGRPEAEGTTKQTASARLKSEDTVRSDMLRG; encoded by the coding sequence ATGCGTGACGTCCCGTTCCCGATCCCGTTCGGCTGGTTCCAGGTCTGCTGGCCCGACGATGTCAAGCCCGGTGACGTCAAGCCGCTGTACTACTTCGGGCGCGATCTCGTGGTGTGGCGCGACACCGAGGGTGGTATCCACCTCCAGGACGCGATCTGCCCGCACCTGGGTGGCCACCTCGGGCACGGCGGCCACGTGGAGGGATGCGAGATCCAGTGCCCGTTCCACGGGTGGAAGTTCGACGGCGACGGGCGCAACAGCGAGATCCCCTACTCCACGCGTGTCAACAAGTCGGCGTGCCTGCGCACCTACGAGGTCATCGAGCGCAACGGCACGGTCATGGCGTGGTACCACCCCTTCGACGAGAAGCCGATGTGGGAGATACCGGAGGTCCCGGAGTTCTCCGACCACGAGAACTGGAGCACTCCCGTCGCCCGGATCTTCCCGATCCCCGCGCCGTGGCAGGAGATCGCCGAGAACTCGGTCGACTCGGCCCACTTCCGCTATGTCCACAACACCGACGAGGTCCCCGAGGTCCGTGAGTACGAGACCGACGGGCCGCGTACGAAGATCCGCTCCCTGCAGCGGTTCCCCACACCCCAGGGTGTCGTGGACGGCCGTATCGACATCGACCAGCACGGTCCCGGTTTCAGCCTCATCCGCTTCTCGGGGATCGTCGACACGCTGCTCATGGGCTGCAACACACCCGTCACAGAGGACGAGACGGAGCTGCGCTTCACGTTCACGGCCAAGAAGCTGGACGACGCAGAGCTCACCTCGACGGTCGGGCAGGCGTTCGTCGAGGAGGTCTCCCAGCAGGTCGTGGAGGACCTGCCCATCTGGCGCAACAAGGCCCACGTCACGCGCCCGGCGCTGGCCGACACCGACGGGCCGTACCTCCAGTTCCGGAAGTGGGCCTCGCAGTTCTACGCTGAAGGGCTGGAGCTCGACCGGCCCATGTACCCTCCGAACCGCCCCGGCAGTGGCAGGCCCGAGGCCGAGGGGACGACGAAGCAGACCGCTTCGGCCCGGTTGAAGTCCGAAGACACCGTGCGCAGCGACATGCTGCGCGGCTGA
- a CDS encoding glutamate synthase-related protein has protein sequence MRANTSGGSVDNGRTAARRRAEIDSCGIGFVADAQGRTSRSIVEAALTGLANVRHRGAIAADGVSGDGAGILTTIPGEFFARIAHDELGGSVAAADVGVVTAFLDRHKDSARSGALQAVAAACAAEGIKLVGFRTVPVDDAQIGRQAKAELPAIVQAVLQRPDGVDDAEAERRAYRARRRAEAQCAEERVRNYFASWSFRTVTYKALVTSDRLAAFYPDLSADDFVAPLAVFHSRFSTNTSPAWERAQPFRMICHNGEINTIAGNHHRMLARGRLGTEEIGLGEEEIFRPVLDVDDSDSGKVDAAVELLARGGRDPRHVLAMLAPQAWEGQRDLPPDVRDFFRYHACLSEPWDGPAALIYTDGRLVGASLDRNGLRPMRYHVCEDGLVVCASEVGAVPTEGHGAVARGRLGPGQAICVDPDAGGVQHDARVKEWLAGRAPYEEWVEDGLQPFSLGKPVEDLPDEEEFQRRQIVYGITREEVAMVLKPMANDAKEPTFSMGDDTPFAAAATQPRPVANFLKQRFAQVSNPAIDHLRERLVMSLRTCLGPRQPILTERPEAARLLELPSFFLYPSALDMLLRPDASLPSVRIDSTFPVAEGPAGLRAALEGIAAAAVAATQAGAPIVVCSDADVDAERAPVPSLLATGAIHHALIDEGLRDSASLVIDASDAHATHSVACLLGFGADAVCPRAALESVAALADSGQLGEHPAAEAQKRYQAALEDGVLKILSKMGISTVDGYRSAQIFDALGLGEEVVSLCLRGVVSVVGGVGFERLGSDVLARHDAAFHSEKPALASPGFFRHRKGGEYHANNPDVVDALHRSIALEPADGAKGKRSKDSTGRLDRIPQASADEQGQVIYLGDDGEPLPAADPTDVAAAHLLQRAVDEGRTELYATFASMVNERTVTEIRDLLEFVTVDEPLPLDEVEPAEQITRRFSTGAMSHGALSAEAHETLAMAMNLIGGKSNCGEGGEDPARFRTRGTTRDRNSRIKQIASGRFGVTPEYLSYADEINIKVAQGSKPGEGGQLPGHKVSGEIARLRHTQPGVGLISPPPHHDIYSIEDLAQLIFDLKQVNPRAEVSVKLVAEDGVGTISSGVARALAETVQISGYNGGTGASPLSSIKNAGMPWELGLADAHATLMEDELRDRVKVRVDGGFRTGRDIMIAALLGADEYSFGTAAMLAEGCIMVRACHRDTCPTGIATQRPNLRAKFVGTPEGVATYMLFIAEETRRLLAELGLRSLDDAIGRVDLLRQRVTGDDHADSLDLAPLLREPADPDAPRRFVRSVDIQRPRSELDKRLLQDAFGVLFEGGEATFDYEIANSDRTVGASLGGAIGLEWGNHLPPGHVTARFTGSAGQSFGAFLADGVTLELTGEANDYVGKGLGGGRLVIRPPDNDAGRPVLAGNTVLYGATGGQLFVAGSVGERFCVRNSGAVAVVEGTGDHACEYMTGGTVVILGEIGSNLGAGMTGGEAYVHDPTGRLLNTMNRQLVDARRPDDDHDLHFLIEQHALLTGSAVAADLLERWSETRTEFWRVAPIGEVAGIAREQEVSLGATR, from the coding sequence TTGCGAGCGAACACGAGCGGCGGGTCCGTCGACAACGGACGCACGGCGGCGCGGCGCCGCGCGGAGATCGACTCCTGCGGGATCGGCTTCGTGGCCGACGCGCAGGGCCGAACGTCCCGGTCGATCGTGGAGGCCGCCCTCACCGGCCTCGCGAACGTGCGGCACCGCGGCGCGATCGCCGCCGACGGTGTCTCCGGTGACGGGGCCGGGATCCTCACGACGATTCCCGGCGAGTTCTTCGCACGCATCGCCCACGACGAGCTGGGCGGTTCCGTCGCAGCAGCCGACGTGGGCGTCGTCACGGCCTTTCTCGACCGCCACAAGGACTCGGCCCGTAGCGGGGCACTCCAGGCGGTGGCCGCGGCGTGCGCGGCCGAGGGCATCAAGCTGGTCGGTTTCCGGACCGTCCCGGTCGACGACGCGCAGATCGGACGGCAGGCGAAAGCCGAGCTCCCCGCCATTGTTCAGGCGGTGCTCCAACGCCCTGACGGCGTCGACGACGCCGAGGCCGAGCGACGCGCCTACCGGGCCCGCCGTCGCGCGGAGGCCCAGTGTGCCGAGGAGAGGGTCCGGAACTACTTCGCGAGCTGGTCCTTCCGAACCGTCACCTACAAGGCGCTCGTCACCAGCGACCGTCTCGCTGCCTTCTATCCGGACCTCTCGGCCGACGACTTCGTGGCACCCCTGGCGGTGTTCCACAGCCGTTTCTCGACCAACACCTCACCGGCCTGGGAGCGGGCGCAGCCCTTCCGGATGATCTGCCACAACGGTGAGATCAACACCATCGCGGGCAACCATCACCGGATGCTCGCCCGCGGGCGTCTCGGCACGGAGGAGATCGGCCTCGGAGAGGAGGAGATCTTCCGGCCGGTCCTCGACGTGGACGACTCCGACTCCGGAAAGGTCGACGCCGCTGTCGAGCTCCTGGCGCGCGGGGGACGCGATCCGCGCCACGTGCTCGCCATGCTCGCCCCTCAGGCCTGGGAGGGTCAGAGGGACCTCCCTCCCGATGTGCGCGATTTCTTCCGCTACCACGCGTGCCTGAGTGAGCCCTGGGACGGCCCCGCCGCGCTCATCTACACCGACGGCCGCCTGGTCGGGGCATCGCTCGACCGCAACGGCCTTCGACCGATGCGCTACCACGTGTGTGAGGACGGCCTCGTCGTGTGCGCGTCCGAGGTCGGTGCCGTCCCGACGGAGGGCCACGGCGCCGTGGCACGTGGGCGCCTCGGGCCGGGGCAGGCGATCTGCGTGGACCCCGACGCCGGAGGCGTGCAGCACGACGCCCGGGTCAAGGAGTGGCTGGCCGGGCGTGCTCCCTACGAGGAGTGGGTCGAGGACGGTCTCCAGCCGTTCAGCCTCGGGAAGCCCGTCGAGGACCTCCCCGACGAGGAGGAGTTCCAGCGCCGCCAGATCGTGTACGGCATCACGCGTGAAGAGGTGGCCATGGTGCTCAAGCCCATGGCGAACGACGCCAAAGAGCCGACCTTCTCCATGGGGGACGACACGCCGTTCGCCGCAGCGGCGACGCAACCACGTCCGGTCGCCAACTTCCTCAAGCAGCGCTTTGCTCAGGTGTCGAACCCCGCCATCGACCACCTGCGTGAGCGTCTCGTCATGTCGCTGAGGACCTGCCTCGGCCCTCGCCAGCCGATCCTGACCGAACGGCCCGAGGCAGCGCGCCTGCTCGAACTGCCGTCGTTCTTCCTCTACCCGTCGGCACTCGACATGCTCCTGCGACCCGACGCATCGCTTCCGAGCGTGCGTATCGACTCCACGTTCCCTGTGGCCGAAGGCCCGGCCGGTCTTCGGGCCGCTCTGGAGGGGATCGCCGCCGCTGCCGTGGCCGCGACGCAGGCGGGCGCCCCCATCGTCGTGTGCTCCGACGCCGATGTCGACGCCGAGCGCGCCCCGGTCCCGTCGCTGCTCGCCACCGGTGCAATCCACCATGCGCTGATCGACGAGGGGCTCCGCGACTCGGCGTCCCTCGTGATCGACGCCTCGGACGCTCACGCTACCCACAGCGTTGCGTGTCTTCTGGGCTTCGGTGCCGACGCCGTGTGCCCACGCGCCGCCCTCGAGTCGGTGGCAGCGCTGGCCGACAGCGGCCAACTGGGTGAGCACCCGGCGGCCGAGGCCCAGAAGCGCTACCAGGCCGCCCTCGAGGACGGAGTCCTGAAGATCCTCTCGAAGATGGGGATCTCCACCGTCGACGGCTACCGCTCCGCGCAGATCTTCGATGCCCTCGGCCTGGGGGAGGAGGTCGTGTCGCTGTGCCTGCGGGGTGTGGTGTCGGTCGTGGGCGGTGTGGGTTTCGAGCGGCTGGGCTCCGACGTCCTCGCGCGCCACGACGCGGCCTTCCACTCGGAGAAGCCCGCTCTGGCCAGCCCCGGCTTCTTCCGCCACCGCAAGGGTGGGGAGTACCACGCCAACAACCCCGATGTCGTCGACGCTCTGCACCGGAGCATCGCCCTCGAGCCTGCCGACGGTGCCAAGGGAAAGCGGAGCAAGGACTCCACAGGCCGGCTCGACCGCATTCCCCAGGCGTCGGCCGACGAGCAGGGCCAGGTCATCTACCTCGGCGACGACGGGGAGCCGCTTCCCGCTGCCGACCCCACCGACGTGGCGGCCGCCCACCTGCTCCAACGAGCCGTCGACGAAGGGCGTACGGAGCTCTACGCGACGTTCGCATCGATGGTCAACGAGCGGACCGTCACCGAGATCCGCGACCTCCTCGAGTTCGTCACCGTCGACGAGCCGCTCCCGCTCGACGAGGTCGAACCGGCCGAGCAGATCACGCGTCGGTTCTCGACCGGCGCCATGTCGCACGGCGCGCTCTCGGCGGAGGCCCACGAGACCCTCGCGATGGCGATGAACCTCATCGGCGGGAAGAGCAACTGCGGTGAAGGTGGTGAGGATCCAGCCCGCTTCCGGACACGCGGGACCACACGCGACCGCAACTCCCGGATCAAGCAGATCGCCTCGGGACGCTTCGGGGTGACCCCGGAGTACCTGTCGTACGCCGACGAGATCAACATCAAGGTCGCGCAGGGCTCCAAGCCCGGTGAGGGCGGACAGCTCCCCGGCCACAAGGTGAGTGGCGAGATCGCCCGCCTTCGGCACACGCAGCCCGGCGTCGGCCTCATCTCACCGCCTCCCCACCACGACATCTACTCCATCGAGGACCTGGCACAGCTCATCTTCGACCTGAAGCAGGTGAATCCCCGCGCCGAGGTGTCGGTGAAGCTCGTTGCCGAGGACGGCGTCGGCACGATCTCCTCGGGCGTCGCGCGGGCACTCGCCGAGACCGTCCAGATCTCCGGCTACAACGGCGGGACCGGCGCGTCACCACTCTCGTCGATCAAGAACGCAGGAATGCCGTGGGAGCTGGGCCTGGCGGACGCGCACGCAACGCTGATGGAGGACGAGTTGCGCGACCGCGTGAAGGTCCGCGTCGACGGAGGCTTCCGCACGGGGCGCGACATCATGATCGCGGCGCTGCTCGGGGCCGACGAGTACTCCTTCGGTACCGCGGCGATGCTCGCCGAGGGCTGCATCATGGTGCGTGCGTGCCACCGCGACACCTGTCCCACCGGTATCGCCACGCAGCGACCGAACCTGCGTGCAAAGTTCGTGGGGACGCCCGAGGGCGTGGCCACGTACATGCTCTTCATCGCCGAGGAGACCCGGCGTCTCCTGGCCGAGCTCGGTCTCCGGTCCCTCGATGACGCCATCGGCCGTGTCGATCTGCTGCGACAGCGGGTCACGGGGGACGACCACGCCGACTCCCTCGACCTGGCGCCTCTCCTCCGTGAGCCGGCCGATCCCGACGCCCCCCGACGTTTCGTGCGCTCCGTCGACATCCAGCGTCCACGGTCGGAGCTCGACAAGCGCCTCCTGCAGGACGCGTTCGGGGTGCTCTTCGAGGGTGGCGAGGCGACCTTCGACTACGAGATCGCCAACTCCGACCGCACGGTCGGGGCGTCCCTCGGCGGGGCGATCGGCCTCGAATGGGGGAACCACCTGCCACCGGGCCACGTCACCGCACGCTTCACCGGGTCGGCGGGCCAGAGCTTCGGGGCGTTTCTCGCCGACGGCGTGACACTCGAGCTCACCGGGGAGGCCAACGACTACGTCGGGAAGGGTCTCGGTGGAGGGCGCCTGGTGATCCGCCCGCCGGACAACGATGCCGGTCGTCCCGTGCTCGCCGGCAACACGGTTCTCTACGGCGCGACCGGAGGCCAGCTCTTCGTCGCCGGATCGGTGGGCGAGAGGTTCTGCGTCCGCAACAGCGGTGCGGTGGCCGTTGTCGAAGGAACCGGGGACCACGCGTGCGAGTACATGACCGGCGGCACCGTCGTGATCCTCGGCGAGATCGGCAGCAATCTGGGCGCCGGCATGACCGGTGGCGAGGCCTACGTCCACGACCCGACAGGCCGGCTCCTGAACACGATGAACCGCCAGCTCGTCGACGCCCGCCGGCCCGACGACGACCACGACCTGCACTTCCTCATCGAACAGCACGCGCTGCTCACGGGCTCCGCGGTGGCGGCCGATCTCCTCGAGCGCTGGAGTGAGACGCGCACCGAGTTCTGGCGAGTCGCGCCGATCGGCGAGGTCGCCGGCATCGCCCGCGAGCAGGAAGTGTCACTCGGTGCGACGCGCTGA
- a CDS encoding 5-(carboxyamino)imidazole ribonucleotide synthase codes for MRLGIVGGGQLGLMLAESAHGLGIACTLLDPAPDAPARRAGHLLVGDYDDPVLLDMLADVCDVCTYEFENVPVQSARRLARQVPTYPPPPALEVAQDRLAEKTMFTDLGIDTARYRTVDSEEDLSDAAADLGYPLVLKTRRGGYDGKGQESIRDAAGLPAAWEALGAHPLLAEEHVAFDRELSILAVRGVDDSAFYPLVENTHADGILRLSVAPAPDATLGLTTTAIDAATRILDELGYRGVLAVELFQIGDRLLANEMAPRVHNSGHWTIEGAATSQFENHVRAVVGLELGPTDVPGAAAMVNCLGAVPEADVVATVPGARLHDYGKAPRPLRKVGHVTVTAPDAARLEPLVRRLCGAAPTPRDA; via the coding sequence ATGCGTCTCGGGATCGTCGGCGGTGGTCAGCTGGGCCTCATGCTCGCTGAGTCCGCCCACGGCCTGGGGATCGCGTGCACGCTGCTCGACCCCGCTCCCGACGCACCCGCCCGGCGTGCCGGCCATCTCCTCGTGGGCGACTACGACGACCCGGTCCTGCTCGACATGCTCGCCGACGTCTGCGACGTCTGCACCTACGAGTTCGAGAACGTGCCCGTGCAGTCGGCGCGCCGGCTCGCGCGGCAGGTCCCCACATATCCCCCACCTCCTGCACTCGAGGTCGCCCAGGACCGACTGGCCGAGAAGACCATGTTCACGGATCTCGGCATCGACACGGCCCGCTACCGGACCGTCGACTCCGAAGAGGATCTCTCCGATGCCGCCGCCGACCTCGGGTACCCCCTCGTGCTCAAGACCCGACGCGGCGGCTACGACGGGAAGGGCCAGGAGTCGATCCGCGACGCGGCCGGCCTCCCGGCGGCCTGGGAAGCGCTCGGAGCCCACCCACTCCTCGCCGAGGAGCATGTCGCCTTCGATCGGGAGCTGTCGATCCTGGCCGTGCGTGGAGTCGACGACTCCGCCTTCTACCCGCTCGTGGAGAACACCCACGCCGACGGGATTCTCCGGCTCAGCGTCGCCCCGGCGCCCGACGCGACGCTTGGGCTCACCACCACCGCCATCGACGCTGCCACCCGGATCCTCGACGAACTCGGCTACCGGGGTGTGCTCGCCGTCGAGCTGTTCCAGATCGGTGACCGGCTCCTCGCCAACGAGATGGCACCGCGGGTACACAACTCGGGCCACTGGACCATCGAGGGTGCCGCCACGAGCCAGTTCGAGAACCACGTTCGTGCCGTCGTGGGTCTCGAGCTCGGGCCCACCGACGTTCCGGGCGCGGCAGCCATGGTCAACTGCCTGGGCGCGGTTCCCGAGGCCGATGTGGTCGCCACCGTCCCGGGTGCGCGCCTCCACGACTACGGCAAGGCCCCGCGGCCGCTGCGGAAGGTCGGCCACGTGACCGTCACGGCGCCGGACGCGGCACGCCTCGAGCCCCTCGTTCGGCGCCTCTGCGGCGCAGCGCCGACGCCCCGCGACGCCTGA
- a CDS encoding amidohydrolase family protein, translating into MKDFPRIVSVDDHVIEPPHLWETYLPSRFAERAPRVERIPCAHMGYVGGVFSFETGDDGPECDWWRFEDLLIPRTRVESAVGYDRADVTVTPTTYDEMRPGCYDPAARLADMDEAHIEAQLCFPSTFPRFCGQTFTEIDDHELGLACVRAYNDWMVDEWCGDSSGRLIPLVIVPLWDPALAAEEVRRNATRGVHAVSFSEIPAYLGLPSIHGDHWEPFFAACEDTDVSIHMHIGSSSKLPSTSADAPPLVASTLTFGNAMSSMVDFMLSGVLERHPGLQLSYSEGQIGWIPYILERIDKVWESNRAWGDVAESVPQPPSTYFHRQISGCFFDDEFGLSPEALSKIGADRLLFETDYPHSDSTWPTCRQTAEKLMGHLDDATVRRLVRGNAIELLGLDLEV; encoded by the coding sequence ATGAAGGACTTTCCGAGGATCGTCTCGGTGGACGACCACGTCATCGAGCCCCCGCACCTGTGGGAGACCTACCTGCCGTCGCGCTTCGCGGAACGGGCCCCGAGGGTCGAGCGGATCCCCTGCGCCCACATGGGGTACGTGGGCGGCGTGTTCAGCTTCGAGACCGGTGACGACGGCCCGGAGTGCGACTGGTGGCGGTTCGAGGACCTGCTCATCCCGCGCACACGGGTGGAGTCGGCCGTGGGCTACGACCGTGCCGACGTGACCGTGACGCCGACGACGTACGACGAGATGCGCCCCGGCTGCTACGACCCCGCCGCGCGCCTCGCCGACATGGACGAGGCGCACATCGAGGCGCAGCTCTGCTTTCCCAGCACGTTCCCGCGGTTCTGTGGTCAGACCTTCACGGAGATCGACGACCACGAACTCGGACTGGCGTGCGTGCGCGCCTACAACGACTGGATGGTCGACGAGTGGTGCGGCGACTCGAGTGGACGGCTGATTCCCCTCGTCATCGTCCCGCTCTGGGATCCGGCCCTCGCCGCCGAGGAGGTCCGGCGCAACGCCACCCGTGGCGTACACGCCGTGTCGTTCTCGGAGATCCCGGCCTATCTCGGCCTGCCGTCGATCCACGGCGACCACTGGGAGCCGTTCTTCGCTGCATGTGAGGACACCGACGTCTCGATCCACATGCACATCGGGTCGTCGTCGAAGCTGCCCTCGACCTCGGCCGACGCGCCCCCGCTCGTTGCATCGACACTCACGTTCGGGAACGCCATGTCGTCGATGGTCGACTTCATGCTCTCGGGTGTGCTCGAGCGCCACCCGGGTCTCCAGCTGTCGTACTCGGAGGGTCAGATCGGCTGGATCCCCTACATCCTCGAGCGGATCGACAAGGTCTGGGAGAGCAACCGGGCGTGGGGCGACGTCGCCGAGTCGGTCCCGCAGCCCCCGAGTACGTACTTCCACCGGCAGATCTCGGGCTGTTTCTTCGACGACGAGTTCGGCCTGAGCCCCGAGGCGCTGTCGAAGATCGGCGCCGACCGCCTGCTGTTCGAGACCGACTACCCGCACTCCGACAGCACGTGGCCCACGTGCCGCCAGACAGCCGAGAAGCTGATGGGCCACCTCGACGATGCGACCGTTCGCAGGCTCGTGCGCGGCAACGCCATCGAGCTCCTCGGTCTCGACCTCGAGGTGTGA